In the genome of Neoarius graeffei isolate fNeoGra1 chromosome 27, fNeoGra1.pri, whole genome shotgun sequence, one region contains:
- the LOC132874898 gene encoding beta-1,3-galactosyltransferase 5-like, producing the protein MSASGVHQHWDSSYTRREMSGAKQQKGTQRRIWFHYGFWGFGFLLILGTMYIHRFFISHLWRQKTVPYVDPESFYVAYPHKYRFILDQPKACKQHNPYMVIIVPVAPHDMEGRNAIRSTWGNDSMVKDGDVLVLFLLGLPSGSNFEAQQVRIRQENQQHWDLLQSDFIDSYRNLTIKTMLMLEWLRDRCPQAYYAAKVDVDMLLNVSALIQMLLSPTQHHENYITGLVWYENIAIRDPSSKFYIPPEVYPFPVYPPYPLGMCYIMSMDLPAKILDVSRKIKPIFIEDAYIGLCLEQLHIAPTDPPNVAQFVVKPPLEYDRCYYSELIAVITESPAELISFWIDLHKPGPAC; encoded by the exons ATGTCAGCTTCAGGTGTTCACCAACACTGGGACTCATCATACACTCGGAGGGAGATGAG TGGAGCAAAGCAGCAGAAAGGGACCCAGAGGCGTATTTGGTTCCACTATGGTTTTTGGGGTTTTGGTTTCCTGTTGATACTCGGGACTATGTACATCCACCGTTTCTTTATTTCTCATCTCTGGAGACAAAAAACAGTTCCATATGTGGATCCGGAATCATTTTACGTGGCTTACCCGCATAAATACCGGTTCATCCTGGACCAGCCAAAAGCATGCAAGCAACATAACCCGTATATGGTGATCATCGTTCCGGTGGCACCTCATGATATGGAAGGACGTAATGCCATAAGAAGCACATGGGGGAATGACAGCATGGTCAAGGATGGAGATGTTCTGGTTCTGTTCCTGTTGGGTTTACCAAGTGGGAGCAACTTTGAAGCACAACAGGTCCGCATACGCCAGGAGAACCAGCAGCATTGGGATCTGCTTCAGAGTGACTTCATAGACTCCTACAGGAATCTGACTATAAAGACTATGCTGATGCTTGAATGGCTGAGAGATCGCTGTCCCCAAGCGTATTACGCCGCAAAAGTGGATGTTGACATGTTGCTAAACGTTAGTGCCTTGATACAAATGCTGCTGAGCCCCACTCAACATCATGAAAACTACATTACTGGGCTGGTGTGGTATGAGAATATAGCCATCAGAGATCCATCCAGCAAGTTTTACATCCCTCCTGAGGTGTATCCCTTCCCGGTGTATCCGCCATACCCTTTGGGAATGTGCTACATCATGTCCATGGACCTCCCAGCAAAGATTCTGGACGTGTCGAGAAAAATTAAACCCATTTTCATCGAGGACGCCTACATCGGCTTGTGTCTCGAACAACTTCATATTGCTCCCACAGACCCTCCAAATGTCGCACAGTTTGTGGTCAAGCCACCTCTAGAGTATGACCGGTGTTACTACTCTGAACTCATTGCTGTGATAACAGAAAGTCCTGCAGAACTGATCTCCTTCTGGATCGACCTTCACAAACCAGGCCCAGCCTGTTAA